One window from the genome of Actinoplanes teichomyceticus ATCC 31121 encodes:
- a CDS encoding YjbQ family protein: MRTEVITVRTGSSPAVVDITAEAERFLGEHASGADGLLHVFVPHATAGLAVIETGAGSDEDLLTAIGDLLPAQDRWVHRHGSRGHGRDHVLPAWIPPYASLPVFGGRIAFGTWQSVCLVDPNGDNPVRQVRFSFLTG; this comes from the coding sequence ATGCGCACCGAAGTGATCACCGTACGGACCGGGAGCTCGCCGGCCGTCGTCGACATCACCGCCGAGGCGGAACGCTTCCTCGGCGAGCACGCGAGCGGCGCGGACGGGCTGCTGCACGTGTTCGTGCCGCACGCGACCGCCGGGCTGGCGGTGATCGAGACCGGCGCCGGCTCGGACGAGGACCTGCTGACCGCGATCGGCGACCTGCTGCCGGCGCAGGACCGGTGGGTGCACCGGCACGGCTCGCGCGGGCACGGCCGGGACCACGTGCTGCCGGCCTGGATCCCGCCGTACGCGAGCCTGCCGGTGTTCGGCGGGCGCATCGCGTTCGGCACCTGGCAGTCGGTCTGCCTGGTGGATCCCAACGGCGACAACCCGGTTCGCCAGGTCCGTTTCTCGTTCCTCACCGGGTGA